ttactttactatttatatttttgactacttttacttcactacattcctaaagaaaagtatgtactttttactccatacgttttccctgacacccaaaagtactttttacattttgaatgtttagcaggacaggaaaatgctCTAATTcacccacttatcaagagaacatcccaggtcgtccctactgcctctgatctggcagactcaccaAACACAAGTTTCCTTTAttaattatgtctgagtgttggagtgtgcccctggctatcagtaaataaaaaaaattaaaaattgtgccatctggtttgtttaatataagcaatttcaaattatttatacttttacttttgatacttatgtaaattcaaaacttttagacttttactcaagtagtattttactgcgtgacttttacttttacttgagtaattttctatgaaggtatctttacttttactcaagtatgacttttaggtactttttccacccCTGTGTGTATGagcgtgcatgcgtgcatgtgtatgtATGACTCACAGCGGATGCGGTGGTGAAGCTGTTTAGAGTATTGGACTCAGAGGGCAGCACcttcccagccaccaccagctcTGAGCCACTGAAGTACTTGTCGAAGTGGTTCTGGGTGACGTCAGAGACAGAGTCCTCTGGGAACTGAACTGTGATCTTCCTCAGGAGGGGAGACGAGACCTGGCTGTAGAACCGCTGGAGGGGGAGAACGGAGGAGGGAGGTCAGAGATGGCGGTGAGAGAGGCAGCGAAGGGAGAGGTATTATACAAGAataggaggagatggaggaggagtagTGATACAACAGTATGCAGGATTAGGGAGAAAAAGATGAATGGGAGTTTTAGGGACAGGGGTCTGTCGTACCCGTATCTGCTCTGAGGCATCGTGGCTGGTGTAGATCCTCTGGGCCACGCCCCTGTTCTCGTTGGCGATGCGTTCCAGGAAGTCGTAGTCGACATCGAAGCCGATGCCcaatgagaagagagagaactcCTCCCTCATGACCTTCTTCACATTCTTCTGGATGGTGCTGAGCTTGATCTCTCCTAcacagagagggaaagatggTGGATGATGGTAGCACAATAGTATGAAGGGCAGTACACTACTAGAGGTTATTAGATGGGGGTATAGGGTGAAAATTAAGGGGGGTGAAGCGGTATTAGGTGGGTGATGAAAAGACAGTCAGTGTCAGTTTTGGGATCAGCAGCGGTATGATGTCTCACCTACAGTGGGGTCTCCATCAGACACCAGCATGATCATGGAGACTGAGCGTGGGTCGATCATGCCCTGATTGGACGCCTTCACCAGCATCTGCACCGCCCTCAGCAACGCCTCGTTGATATTGGTGCCTGCATCGGGTCAAGCGGCAGCGAGAGCCAATCAGACACAGCCTTTCGTTATCCAccactctttcctctcttcctctttcctctgTCCCTCCCCATTTCTTAATTCCATCCAACCCTCTACTTCCTTATactcctccacatctctctctttctctgtcgctGTCcttctttcatccctctctctccctccttctctcacctCCGTTGGGTTTGATGTTCTGGATGTATTTCTTGGCCTCAGCCACCTGTATGGTGCTGCCTGGAACCAGCTCCTCACTCCAGCAGCGCACGTTGTGGTTGAAGTCAACGATGCTGAAGTAGTCATCCATGGTCAGGTCATCCAATATGGTCTGCATAGCCTCCACAGtctgagagagagatagttatagagcaagagagagtgaTAAAGTCATGAATGAGATTGGAGGACAGTCATTTCAGTGCAGTTTCACAGAATACCCACATGAAGGCAGTGTTGCATTTGTCAGGCATGCTCTACCAGttgtgagagaagagagatgtaCGACTCTGATGGGGCACAGATTGACCCCTGTGAGTTTTTCCTATGGTTACGTCACACACCTGCTTCATCTTGACTCCCCACATAGATCCACTGACGTCAATGACGAACACAATGTTTTTAGGAAGGGGGGAGAGGTTGGTCGGGGCGAAGAAATGCACAAAATGCCCGTCAGAAACCTAGGAGAAACAGTGAGATAACAGTGACCAATACTTCCTGTATTACATTTCTGTTACAAAGTAAAGTGATAGAAagagtgtgttactgtgtgtgtttatgtacccACATGTAGTTCCCCGGCGTTGCTGTCTCTCAGCACGTCGTATTTGACGGTAAAGATGCCATCGATAGCGGTGGTGGTGCAGTTCTCACACTTCCTCTGCTGCTGGAGCGAGGGCTTGAACACCACGTGAGCCTTGTCCTTAGAGGAGGTGAGTTTGGCCATGCCGCTGAAATGCTCTCCCAATGTGTTGGGTGTCTCCACAGAGGCGATGCCGTTGGGCTCATAGATATACACGTCCACCTGCAGAGAGACGAATATGCTGACTCATCAGCACTGACCCATCAAATACAGTTGTTAAAtaccacacacaggcacacactcacacacacacacatacacgtaggCTCTCTCACCTGGAAGTGGGGCACCAGTCGTCCGGGCTGCAGGTGTAGTGAGTGTTCATAGAAGCCCAGCTTCCTCTGCATCATTTCCTGGTAGTGCAACTCAAACTCTATCTTACTGCCGGGAGGCACGTGGACCTCCGTCTTAAAGGTCTCCATGTCCTGGGAGTTAGCCCTGCATTAGCAGCTCTATAGTCAGTTACAGTACACTAGAAAGGTCTTATGCAACAACAATGTTTGTTATACACGGCAAAGACAGTTATGAATGGCATAGGATTCATAGTGGTCAAACAATGGGTGGGTACCCATTTCCTTGTATTGTCCAAGATGTCATTCTTCAGTATAGCTACACTAAATACCATAGCCATGGTGCATTGTGGGTTGTACGGTACCTGACGATGCCTGCGGCCTTCCCTCTGGCTCTAGCCTGAGCGTAGAGGTTCCTAGCCACAGTCTTCTCCTTCACTGAGCCCACAAACGTTATCCCATTCACattcctaaaaacaggacagaaCAACAAGTTGAGGGTTGTATTACAGTGTGATTGTGATCGTGACATTGGGATTGAGATTGTGATTGAGGATTGAGATTGTGATTTTTATTGTGATTGAGACGGTTGCTCACATGGTGAAGTTGGTGATGAAGGATCGTTTGGGGATCTGGACATTGAAGCCAATGCTCTGGGCATTTGGACCAGAGTTGACCACAGAGCTCTTGACCGTGGTGTGGCAGAACCGCGACGTGATGCGGCTCTCCATCTTGTAGCTCTTAACTGTAATGTCATCACCCCGGATGGCCTACAGAGAGAGGTGGAGCATGTGAGACTGACTTTGGCTGTGATGTCATCAACTAGGCACGATTGTCATTGTGTAGGAATTGTGAGTCAAgctctctaaatctctctctctctacatcagcTTTGCTTACATGCTTTAGACAGTACAGAAGAGCAATTAAAAGATTAAACAATGCATCAACTTTAATATAAATTGTTTTGGGGATCATTGCAGGTCTTAACATTACTGTCCTGAATGATACCAATTTCACCCGACCCGACTCTGTTCATAGCAGGGTAAACGTTCTGCTTGCAATGTTGGTCAGATCATTAATTTGGTAGAATCATTATTGTTATTAAGACATCACCACCAACaatctactgtaactatctaCATCAATCTTATTTCTTTTGACCTATTTTATTTTAAGAACTAGGGCAATGTAGATATTGTAACaatgtaaaatgtttttattttctttcaaccaatcagggACGTTTTTCCTTCATGCACTGTCGCTGGGTAGAATACAAGGCCACGTTCAGTTTCCAAACGTTgtcgaacgttgcagatagaaatgccatgaatagagctGATGTGAGTTCTTATtctacagtatgaaaaatgtatgcactcactaactgcaagtcgctctggataagagcgtctgctaaatgactaaaatgtcaaatgtaaatctgTACATCAATCATATCCATCTAAACCACATAAAACTAGTGGTTTCGGGACACAGAATTTTAAAAAACTACAATAAATCGAAATATCTGACTGAAAAATTGATAGGAAACATGTTTCTTTGGAGTATCtacttatacactgagtgtaaaaaacattaagaacacctgcgctttccatgacatagactgaccaggtgaatccaggtggaagctatgatcccttattgatgtcacttattaaatccacttcaatcagtgtagatgaaggggaggagacaggttaaagaaggatttttaagccttgagacaattgagacatggattgtgtatgtgtgccattcagagggtgaatgggcaagacaaacgattgaagtgcctttgaacggggtatggtagtaggttccaggcgcaccagtttgtgtcaagaactgcaatgctgctgggtttttcacgctcaacagtttcctgtgtgtatcaagaatggtccaccacccaaaggacatccagccaacttgacacaactgtggaaagcattggagtcaacatgggccagcatccctgtggaacgctttcgacaccttgtagagtccatgccctgacgaattgaggctgttctgagggcaaaaggggtgcaactcaatattaggaaggtgttcctaatgtttggtatactcagtgtataacagGCTGATCATTCTGAGAAAGAAAATGACATATTTTACCACAGAAACGttaaatggatgtagcaactgcagagtGAAGTCAATAACCTGTCTGTCAGCGGATTGTCTTCAAACAGGACCATTGATTAGTAGATAAGAGGACTAAACTCTGTTACAGTGGACAGAGGGGTCGAACATCaagcagagaccagagagaggaacCTACCTCAAAGTCTTCCTGCTCCTCACTGGTCAATATCGCCCTCtggaaacacacagaaacaatcaGCTCTGTACCAAACAATCAAGctaatgtattttataaagccctttttacatcagcagttgtcacaaagtgctttacagatacccattctaaaaccccaaagagcaagcaatgtagATGCAGAAACATCTATACTGTCCCATACTGCCCTCAGAGAGAAAAGGTTTAACAGTAACTATGTGTAGGTGATAAAAATTCTAAATTAAATGTTTGGAATTGTCAGTAAGCCTATATTGACCACATGTATAGGACTTTCATTGGGTTCAATCCATTGACCTCTACGTAACCCCTTTATCAATAGTTCAGAGGTCAATGAAGCAGACTGCTTTCTTCTACATGTTGTTTGTATTCTATTTCTGTAACTGGGCAAAACAAAAAACCCACCTCAAGACAGGATAATTTCCCTCATAATATGTTGTATTATTGAATCAATGTCATATTGAATATAAGCAATGCAGATTATTAACGATTGTGAATAGTAAACTATGACATTATATAACATTAATTCAGACAAATTGTTTGGAAAAAATAAGAGTTTCATCTCACCCTAAATCGTCCATGTTGTTCCTCTAATGACTGGTAGAACAAAGGGGCCATTTTTAAAATGACAGAGAATAAAAGTTGTACATTAATCAATCACATGGACATCACATAAAACATAGTTCTGTAAAAGGAACATTATCAAAAAACACATTTGATAGAGAGAAGGCTGTATCTAcacacatttgtatttgtatttattaaggatccaaggcagcagctactcttcctggggtccagcagcATTAAGGCAATTAAGACACATCTATAAAACAATCTCATTATCGTATAACAGTTGAAATGGAAATATATGAACTCACCGTTTCcgtctcccactctccctctaccACAAACTCAAAGCAGTGGGCTTGGTGTAGGACCAGCAGGCTTAGGAGGAGAGCCAGGCGTCTCATGGTTCCAGGCCTGTATGTGCTGGCCGAGGTTTAACACTCACAGATACAGTCCTTCAGCCGGGACTGAAGCAGGAGCAGAGAGATCCCAAAATGAGGGTTAAAAATCCACCGAGTGCTGATAGACGCTTGGCCCCAGTCAATATTTGTTGTGTTTCACGTAACCTGGAGGGGGAAACTTTGAAACTTGACCTGCCGTGTAGGAGGGTAAATACAGCATGTTTGGGATCATACAGGTTTGGTTTGGATTTCTCTTTGATTTATGTAGGCCTAAAGCCTGCAACACGCACAGAAAATCTGAACTGGGTTTCCAATGCTGGTATGTACAGATGTAAACACTGACATAATGCAGCAGTAGTTTCCTTACTCTATGTGATCATTCAATAATAATACCTGTGGTTTGGCCACGTGCAGTGGAGGTAACGTTTGGACTTTAGACAGAGTTCAAACATTCGATTTGGCGCCAAATTTGGCCACTTTGCATGGCAATCACTGTGAGGTCACGTCAATTCACTTTTTGCTGTGCAACAACAATAGAATATAAACAGAAATAGAGGGGAAAAAATGGACTATTGACCTTTGTCACCATGCTGGGTGTGCACTGCATTAAAGGGTTAATCTCCTCAAAAacgatatttttgtatttttagtccactgttgataaagtcccaaaatgttttgcatgagaccaatcaagttttcaagatatgggACTTTCATCATGATGATGGAAATTGCTTGATtgcttgactgctgacatgcaaaacattttgggactgtactTTTTTTGTGGATTAGTCCTTTAAGGTGGAAACAGTGTTCCTGAATTATTAATTGACCAATCATAGGGAGTCTCTCGCAAGCTCTCTTGGGGAATTGTGCAACTGGGTTTAGTTTATGAGGGAGTGTGATGCTGAGACTATTACATCTGAGAGGACACacctttgtcacgccctggctctggggactcttaaatgttgagccagggtgtgtatattttgtgttgtgtttatttctatgtttagtttctagatcgtttagatctatgttggccagggtggttcccaatcagaggcagctgtagctcgttgtctctgattggggaccatacttaggcagccttttggcaccagtcagttgtgggatcttgttccgtgtgaggtatgttattttgtctaccttggacttcacggttcgtttgttgttttgtcatgtgttcagtacgtaaataaatatgaatacatatcacgctgcgccttgctccttctcatccgtaaacgatcgtgataACCTTACTATCCAGACCTCTGTCTCGGACAAGCACCACTACCACTGTCACATTGCAATATTAAATGGTACTATATTATATTTTACCAGTATTACACAGTAcacaaatgtttgaaaatgtacaTATACATTGATATTTCTCATGAAGAAATCTCTGTCAAATAACACACACCACAATTTTTGAATTACATTTAAATGTGTATTAAAATAGTAATCTGATTTTATCCTTTGATTTAATTATGAGTGGTAGGCACCAGGGTTGTGGTCAATTCCTTtttaattcagtcaattcagaaagtaaactgaaattccaatacAATTTCAACTTTCCTCATTGGAATTGGagtttcagtttacttcctgaattaactgatttaaaatggaattgaccccaaacctGGTAGGCACAATTCATTCACATTATCAATCAGGAAGACACAGAATGGCCATGGCTGCTGCCAACTGGGCCACCTCCTGGTCTTCTGAGGTCAAACGCCACCTGCTCCATGGGGGCGCCATCACATGCTCCAATTCCTGGCCCCTTCCATGTTTTACAGGGCTCTCTGGCCATGGGGGGCTTTTGCTTGTCTGTCAGTTTAATGAAAATCAGAGCTCTGAGCCTGACCTCCCTCTGTATGCTGACCAGCGCTGACCTCTCATCCCCTGCCAGGTGCTGGCTGGCTGTACTGGGAGATGAACCGCCCTATCTGACGTGACCAGTTCTTCAGCCATGACTCCTGAAATCCTGTAGAACTGTAGAGGAACTGTGTTATCCAAAAAAGAAGCCATGTACCTAAGACATAAATGTCAAGAATAGACTGATTTATTctcacgttttttttttttttttaagttcaACTTCAATGTCCGCTAAAATGCATTCGGAAATGTTTTCCACTAATTCAGAAATGCAAATGCACATTTGTTGAGGAAAGATAGCACTTGAGAAAGAGACATAGAAATACACTTGAAACACTTGAAAttgattgaacacacacacacacagcatagccTATTACAATACCAACTCAAAAAAATAAACAGCCCCTCAAACACCCTGTGATGTCTCAGCTGAAATTACAGTGTGGCAGCATTTCCAGTCTGAGTAATGATAATGACAAATGGAGAGTGTTGTGTTAAATCAATGTAATTGTGTGCTGGGCCGGCGTTATGGGCGGGCCCTAGGGGGCCTGGcccgccctaccgtacctccttgcccgtccaaataaaatatataaatattgatcatttatttgaccgagacgcGCACCAATAGAAAGACGCATCATTCTCAGATAAAGCATCCAAGCAAGCAAAACAGCGCTCCTCTGTCTccgtatgtgtagaccatgtatctgatgctatcTGGAAAAAAaaggagtatggcatgtcatactttttctgaccagacagcatcagatacatgggttACATATGGTAAGACAGTGTGGCGCTGTGTTGCGCGTTAGAtttagcagagaggaagaggcgaagcaagagggctcactctcgccgaaaatgtgtttctatgggcataatatacagacctaagcttgtcgcctgcattcccgcctttgggacaacaacTCGTATTGTTTGGATGGAGACATGAGCACCTcgtcattcagaaagtattcagacccctccgtttttccacattttgttaggttacagccttattgtaaaatttaccccaaaaaaataatctcatcaatctacacacaataccccataatgacaaatgtatgcaaatgtattacataagtatttagaccctttgctatgagacttgaaattgagctccagtgcatcctgtttccattgatcatccttgagatgtttttacaacttgattggtaaattcaattgattggacatgatttggaaaggcacacacctgtctatttaaggtcccacagttgataggtcatgtcagagcagaaactaagCCATAAGGGTGAAggtattgtccatagagctctgagacaggattgtgtcgaggcacatatctagggaagggtaccaaaacattactgcagcattgaaggtccccaagaacacagtggcctccatcattcttaaatggaagaagtatggaaccaccaagattcttcctagagctggccacccggccaaactgagcaatcgggggagaagggccttcgtcagcaaggtgaccaagaatccgatggtcactctgactgagttccagagttcctctgtggagatgggagaaccttccagaaggacaacc
The DNA window shown above is from Coregonus clupeaformis isolate EN_2021a unplaced genomic scaffold, ASM2061545v1 scaf0474, whole genome shotgun sequence and carries:
- the LOC123484811 gene encoding inter-alpha-trypsin inhibitor heavy chain H2-like, coding for MRRLALLLSLLVLHQAHCFEFVVEGEWETETSLEEQHGRFRRAILTSEEQEDFEAIRGDDITVKSYKMESRITSRFCHTTVKSSVVNSGPNAQSIGFNVQIPKRSFITNFTMNVNGITFVGSVKEKTVARNLYAQARARGKAAGIVRANSQDMETFKTEVHVPPGSKIEFELHYQEMMQRKLGFYEHSLHLQPGRLVPHFQVDVYIYEPNGIASVETPNTLGEHFSGMAKLTSSKDKAHVVFKPSLQQQRKCENCTTTAIDGIFTVKYDVLRDSNAGELHVSDGHFVHFFAPTNLSPLPKNIVFVIDVSGSMWGVKMKQTVEAMQTILDDLTMDDYFSIVDFNHNVRCWSEELVPGSTIQVAEAKKYIQNIKPNGGTNINEALLRAVQMLVKASNQGMIDPRSVSMIMLVSDGDPTVGEIKLSTIQKNVKKVMREEFSLFSLGIGFDVDYDFLERIANENRGVAQRIYTSHDASEQIRRFYSQVSSPLLRKITVQFPEDSVSDVTQNHFDKYFSGSELVVAGKVLPSESNTLNSFTTASADRLDLSLQTEADYLELDAALAQQQHAFTGFARQMWAYITVNQLLAERSLAPTAGKKRKITQRILTLAVEHQFVTPLTALLVESEEAKERLLADSPKDPKQGCCGGGSGSGMTALGGRTPVQVVHSIPPWVQLTTPAPPSHAERPLPDHITIVENDPHFIVHLPKNNMDVCFNIDSEPGHILNLVSDPGVGVVVNGQLVGSKRVGVEEKEKVNTYFGTISVFYQPDGIRVSVSTDRIVLTDDRNNHSFSWGATADITQDRVKVSIVKDSKVMVTVDDKITVMVLLHRVWKKHPTHVDFLGLYIPNNNQYSSQAHGLIGQFGQEPEVRVFNLHQGADPLKKEATMEVKGNKLVVTRGWQKDYRQDNKRGSDVFCWFIHNSGKGFIDGHYTNYIVPRLDSFLPLPL